A single region of the Prevotella sp. HUN102 genome encodes:
- a CDS encoding TolC family protein → MLKTKHYKRVLSSLVWLFLGAVATKAQTGNYLSAEQARNQAMQNNAHIRLSDIEHKIHQNEYEQSAAAFLPQISASYGIAVTNHPLNAFGFLLQQGGVTQASFDPAKLNNPDPKANFSIGADIRMSLFDQETRYARKAAKLKAESYQHKTQYTRNYIGYETDKAYTQLQFSYLSEKILLETLEDMKTICQTVENFKRQGLAQEADVLNAKVQISTIESAIAKARSGIENASEGLKVLMGMEISDNNVFTTDSLAVITPSTELPQLSLLRSDVMAMQLANKASQAMVKSAEKAFLPKINAFGNFQFNNDNVIGFKQDAFMVGINLNWTIYDGKLRKNKLSSNKLQTVKMQEDLDRYITEKQAEMNQTHRNLIAMETEMKKQEASIRHATEVLRIQQNRYKEGLISTNDLLAAQAQLSKERLSHAQTIMQYNITIHYQNFITANK, encoded by the coding sequence ATGTTAAAAACAAAGCATTATAAAAGAGTTTTGTCAAGTCTGGTTTGGCTGTTTTTGGGTGCAGTAGCTACGAAAGCTCAAACTGGCAATTATCTTTCGGCAGAACAGGCAAGGAATCAAGCAATGCAGAATAATGCCCATATCCGTCTCTCGGATATTGAACACAAGATACATCAAAACGAATATGAGCAGTCCGCTGCTGCCTTTCTGCCACAGATTTCAGCATCATACGGCATCGCAGTAACCAATCATCCCTTGAATGCCTTCGGATTCCTATTGCAGCAAGGAGGCGTAACGCAAGCCTCATTCGACCCTGCAAAGCTGAACAATCCCGACCCAAAGGCAAACTTCAGCATAGGAGCTGACATCCGTATGTCGCTCTTCGATCAGGAAACCCGCTATGCGCGCAAAGCCGCCAAACTGAAAGCAGAGTCTTATCAACACAAGACGCAGTACACAAGGAACTACATCGGCTATGAAACGGACAAGGCTTATACTCAACTTCAATTCTCATATCTCAGCGAAAAGATACTCCTCGAGACATTGGAAGATATGAAAACCATCTGCCAGACGGTTGAGAACTTTAAACGGCAAGGCCTTGCACAGGAAGCAGATGTACTGAATGCGAAAGTTCAGATAAGCACCATTGAAAGCGCAATAGCCAAAGCAAGAAGTGGAATTGAAAACGCATCGGAAGGATTGAAAGTGCTTATGGGAATGGAAATTTCGGATAACAATGTGTTCACTACCGATTCTCTTGCTGTCATTACGCCCTCAACGGAATTGCCACAGCTATCTCTTCTGCGGAGCGACGTAATGGCTATGCAGTTGGCAAACAAGGCTTCGCAAGCAATGGTAAAGTCTGCCGAGAAAGCATTTCTGCCAAAGATAAATGCCTTCGGCAATTTCCAATTCAACAACGACAATGTAATTGGCTTCAAACAGGATGCCTTTATGGTGGGGATAAATCTCAACTGGACCATCTACGACGGAAAACTCCGAAAGAACAAACTGTCGTCCAACAAATTGCAGACGGTAAAAATGCAAGAAGATCTCGACCGGTACATTACCGAAAAACAGGCAGAAATGAACCAAACCCATCGGAATCTCATTGCAATGGAAACGGAAATGAAGAAGCAAGAAGCAAGTATCAGACACGCAACAGAGGTGCTCCGAATACAACAGAACAGATACAAGGAAGGCCTCATCAGCACCAACGACTTGCTTGCAGCGCAGGCGCAACTTTCCAAAGAGCGTCTTTCGCACGCACAGACGATTATGCAATACAACATAACCATACATTATCAGAATTTCATTACAGCA
- a CDS encoding DUF6132 family protein, producing MKKDLMKKIIKPVIGVVLGGVAGFLYWKFVGCSSGTCPITSSPLYSSLYGATMGGIIALLSNGSCGRCNGDDKGCKR from the coding sequence ATGAAAAAAGACCTGATGAAAAAAATTATCAAACCTGTCATTGGAGTGGTTTTAGGAGGCGTTGCAGGCTTTCTGTACTGGAAATTCGTAGGATGCAGCAGTGGAACCTGCCCCATTACTTCATCGCCACTTTACAGTTCGCTATATGGTGCCACTATGGGAGGAATTATTGCACTCTTGTCGAACGGAAGTTGTGGACGTTGCAATGGAGACGATAAAGGGTGTAAGCGATAA
- a CDS encoding acyltransferase family protein: MKQYHEINFVRTILILLVILVHIVHFGALYPAVKEGILGFMMPSFLVVTGYLVNVEKSAKEFLVYLFRIFVPYLIMVLGFSVLSFYLPVRDGITEISAAVLLEKVFLTSIGPYWFLYVMIGCGICYYLSFRILPIGKNTFVRLLVFAALLYLVSLVLPLMAVKIVMYYFFGTALRQFKFAYNKFDNSGWIEGIFFLLFLFFTDNRDWGSIVIVLTVSSFLVFSNWLYRFLPSRFTRFTDWMGMNTLPIYLFHPVFTMFGKYYHPLFLWDKTELLYTFVTLVLSVAGSLALAYFLDRTHLTTLFARKKFFRKLD, from the coding sequence ATGAAACAATATCACGAGATAAATTTTGTGCGGACAATCCTCATTCTGTTGGTCATACTGGTTCATATCGTACACTTTGGCGCACTCTATCCGGCTGTGAAGGAAGGCATCCTTGGCTTTATGATGCCCTCGTTCCTTGTTGTTACGGGTTATCTTGTGAACGTTGAGAAGTCGGCAAAGGAGTTTCTAGTTTATCTTTTCCGTATCTTCGTTCCCTATCTCATAATGGTATTGGGCTTTTCGGTACTCTCTTTCTATCTTCCGGTGCGCGACGGGATAACCGAAATATCGGCAGCCGTACTCTTGGAGAAAGTCTTTCTCACGTCCATCGGACCTTATTGGTTTCTGTATGTGATGATAGGGTGTGGCATCTGCTACTATCTCAGCTTCAGGATATTGCCGATAGGGAAGAATACCTTCGTGCGTTTGCTCGTCTTTGCAGCCCTTCTGTATCTTGTTTCCCTTGTGTTGCCGCTGATGGCTGTGAAAATAGTGATGTATTATTTCTTCGGTACCGCCTTGCGGCAATTCAAATTTGCCTACAACAAGTTTGATAACAGTGGTTGGATTGAGGGTATTTTCTTCCTTTTATTCTTGTTTTTCACTGATAATCGGGATTGGGGAAGCATCGTTATCGTATTGACAGTATCATCGTTTCTTGTTTTTTCCAACTGGCTGTACCGTTTTCTGCCTTCCCGATTCACTCGATTTACCGATTGGATGGGAATGAACACGCTGCCCATCTATCTTTTCCATCCCGTGTTTACGATGTTTGGCAAGTATTACCATCCTTTGTTTCTTTGGGATAAGACAGAGCTTCTCTACACCTTCGTAACGCTCGTTCTCAGTGTTGCCGGCTCGCTCGCCCTCGCTTATTTCCTCGACAGGACGCATCTTACCACGCTTTTTGCTCGAAAGAAGTTCTTCAGGAAATTGGATTAG